The region CTCGGATGCGTTCGGCGTGGGCGATGGCGAGTTCGCGGTCGGCTTCGTCGCGGTGACCGATGCCTACGAGGTGCCAGTCGTTGACGACGAGGACCGGGTCGTCGGCGGGGTGCCCGAGCTGGTCGAGCTGTTCGGCGAGCCGCCAGGCCCGACGGTCGTGGCGGATGACGCGGAAGGTGGTGGAGTAGGCGCGGCTCTTGGTGAGGAAGTGGCCGCGGAACCCGAGCATGTGGGCCCATTTGCGCAGGTTCAGCTCTGCGTACTGGTCGAGGCCGCCGAGGTGCCAGGCGGTTTCGATGAGCCGTCGGTGATGGGCGGCGAGGCGCATGCGCTCGAGGTGGGCGAGGGAGCGGATGGGCCGGTCGGGGTGGCCGTCGGTCTTCCCGGTGCCCTTGGTGGCGTACTTGGCGATGTAGCCGGCCAACCGGCTGTCGGTGATCTCGCCGTGCTCGTCGGTGACCGCGTCGTGCGCGGTGGGGGTGATCTCCCGCAGGTCGAGTTGCGCGCCCCAGCGCAGGGTGAGGATCGGGCCGTCGGGTCGGGTGACGTCGAGGCTGGTCGCGGTGGCTGCCTCGTGGACGGCGTCGCGCAGGGCCTCGGCGGTGAGCCCGGCGGGCGGTGGGTCGGCGGGTCCGTCCGGGCCGTCGAGCCGGAGGGCGGCGTGGAAGTGGACGAGCCCGCGGCGCTGGTACTCGGCGACCTTGGCGTAGGACAGCCGGGCGACCTGGCCGAAGCGGCGGCCGGAGACCCCGAGCCGACCGGCAAGAGCACGCCGGAGGGCGATGGTGAAGCGGTGCCAGAGCTTCCCGGCGTGGGCCTGCCACAGCACGGCCGCGGTGTAGTCGTAGGTGTCGTGGTCGATCGCGCCGCCGAGCTGCGGATCATGGTCGCGGTGGTGGAGCCCGCAGGCGCACGGGATGACCCGGCCGCGGGCGGTGAGCCGTCGGGTGTGGACAGCCCCGAACGAGGGCGCGGTGAGGGTGAGGAACAGCCGGGGCCGGTCGGTGACGGTGGCGGGGATGCCGCGTTCGTTCCCGGCGAGTCCGGCGCGGATGAGGTGGAAGGCGTCGGCGGCGTAGCGGTCCGAGCAGGCCGGGCAGACGGTGTCGCGGCGGTTCCCGCAGGGCGCCCAGACCTCCCCGGTGCGCTGGGCCAGGACCCGCCCGTCGCGGGTGGTGATGGTGGAGGAGCCGCGGAGGCGGACCGGGTGGGCGCAGCCGCCGGTGGCTTCCATGCGGGCCCGCCACGTCGGGTAGTCGAACGAGCGCAACCGCGCGGTCAGGTCCAGGTCGCTCATCGGGCGTACACCTCGTGCTCGTGTTCGATCTCGACGGGATCGGCGCGCAAGCCGTGGTGACGGGCCAGGCGTTCGGCGCCGGCCCGGTAGGAGCGGGCCCGGCCGATGACTTCCCCGGCGCTGGTCTCGACGAGGTAGGTGCCGTTCTCGCGGACGATGGCGCCGGAGAACTCGTCCGCGGTGACCAGGCCGTGCCCGGGGCGCACGACATCGACGAACACCCGCACCCGGTCTCCCGGCTGGGCCTCGGTGGTGGCGATGGCGGGCAGGTCGACGGCGGTGGCGGCCTCGGGTTCCGGGTGGCCGTCGACGGTGACGGTGACTCGGGTTCCGTGGGTGAGCCGTCCGGCGGCGAGGAGTTGGTGCACGGTCGTGGCGATGTCGGGCCGGACGGGGATGGCGTGTTCGGCGGCGCGGGTGCCGGTGTGGCGGGTGTGCACGGTCTCGCCGATGCCGACCAGGACGTAGCCGGGGTCGCGGGCGTCGCGCAGCACGCGGTCGGTGGTCTCGTCGTCGAACAGCAGGGCTTGCCCGGCCGCCTCCCGACGGGGGCGGGGACGCGGCTCATCGGGTCCACCACCAGGAGTAGCGGGCCTCGGCGCCCCATTCAGCGGCGAGCGCGCGGGTCGTCTTCCACTCGATCAGGGCGGCGCCGAGGACGGCGGCCCAGAACCAGCCGGAGCCAGTGCCGAGCACGAGCCAGAGCACTCCGACGGTGGTGGCGAGGGCGAGGGTGACGCGCAGCCAGGTCGCGGCGGCCCATCCGGTGACGGCCCACATCACGCGGCCTCCCCATCGCCGACGGCCCGCAGCCCCGGGGTGGCTGGTGGGGTGCAGCGGGCGACGAGCTCGTCGATCTCCTCGTCGGTGACCAGGGCGGCGCGGAACCGGATCGGCAGCCGCGAGCGCTGGTCGATCACGTACCCGATCCCGGCATGCGATTGATCGCCGGGGATCTCGTCGGCCAGCGCGCCCCGCTCGCGGGCTCCTTCGCCGAGGACCATGTCCACGTGGGAGCTGGCGGTGACGCCGAGGCAGATCCGGGTGGGGAACAGCTCGCGGACGTCGACGACGTCCTTGGACGGCTCTTGGACGTAGCCCATGACCGAGACCAGGCAGGCCCGTCCTTGGGTGAGGATCTCGGCGAGTAGGCGCAGGGCCTCGCGGACGTCGCTGCGTTCGCCGTAGGCGGTGAGCATCGCCATCTCGTCGATCACGACCAGGTCCAGCGGGGTCTCCGGGCTGACGTCGAGGCGCCGGAGGCCGTGGGCGGCCATGTGGGCCTGGCGGGTCTTCATCTCGTCCCGCACGGCGGTGAGGACGGCGATGGCCTCGGCGGGGGTGGTGGCGTGGCGGTGGAATAGGGGTGCTCCGCGGTGGGTCTCGGCGCCGCCTTTGAGGTCGATGACGTGCAGCCGGACCAGCCGGTCGCGGATGGTGGGCCCCATCGCGCGCAGCGGTGCCCAGATCAGCGAGCCCTTCCCGGAGCCGGTGGCGCCGGCCACCAGGACGTGACGGCCGGGCACGCCGAGGGTGAAGGGGTGGCCGTACTCGTCCTCCCCGACCGGGAGCGCGGCGAGATCGACCGTTTCGGCGTCGGTGGGGATCACTGGTGCGGGGATGGGCAGGGTGAAGGGCATCTGGCGTTCGACCACGACGGTGAGGACCCCAGGCTTGTGGCGGGTGACGGCGACCCGGTGGGCGCGCATCGCGTCGGCGAGGGTCTCGGTGCGGCCGGTCCAGAGCGTGAGGTCCTGGCCGCGGGTCAGACGGACCCGCAGGGTGTCGATCGAGCGCGTGGCCGAGCGGACCCGCAGTACCCGGGGGGCGTCGATGTGTCCGGTGTGGTGGTTGGTCCGGGCGAGGCCGCAGTCGGCGAGCAGGGTCGCCCAGCGACGGCCGCGGTAGGTGGTCCAGCGCCGCCAGGCCGCGCGCAGGGTGGGGGCGGCGAAGCGGTCGAACGTGGGCGGGTGCAGCCGCCCCCACACCACCACGGCCAGCAGCAGCGAGCCGATAGTGATCGTGGCCGGGACCGGGCCGACGAGTACCGCGGCCGCGACGAGGGTGGTGGGGACGAGCAGGAACAGGGGGTGGCGGGCCAGCCAGGCCAGGCCGCGGAACTCGCCGCCGACCGGGCGGGAGGAGTGCCGGACCGTGGGGCGGTGGTGCGCCTCGGCGTGGCGCAGGGACGGGCGGTGCAGCGGGCGGGCCATGATCAGACTCCCTTGCGGATGGCGAGCTGGGCCAGGCGCAGCCCCTCGGCGACCCCGGCGCGCCAGGCCTGCTCGGTCGGGACCTCCGGGGTGGTGGCGTGCAGGAACCGGCGGCGCTCGCGGTCCAGGCGGCGCACCAGGCGACCGACGCCGTTCGCGGGCTGACGGACCCGGCCGTGCCGGACGGGCTTCTCGGTGGCGGTCAGGGACATGTCGTCTCCTCGGGGCTGGTTGCGGTGCAGGGGGCTGCGGTGCCGTGACAGCCGGGACAGATGCCGTCGCCGGGGCAGGCGGGGCAGTCCCGGCCGTCACCGGCGCCGGGGGAGGTGTCCGGGGTGGTGCCGTAGCCGTCGCAGACGTCGCACGAGCCGGAGCCCGAGCAGCCGCCACAGACGGCGGTGGTGGTCGCGGTGGTGGTCATCAGGGGCCTCCGGTGCTGGTGGTGGCCTGTTTTCGGGCAGGGGGCAGCCACTGCGGAATTGCGGTGATTTCGCCGATCAATGAGGGGGTCGGCTGCCCCGTGCCCGAGCGCGGCCGGTCAGGCCGCCGGGAGGTGGGCCGTCAGGCCCGGCGCTGCTACTTGTCGCTGCTCGGGCGCGGCGCCGGGGCCGAGGCGTGCTTGAGGCCCATGGCCCGCCACGCGAGTCCGGAGTTGACCCGGCCCGCGGACTCGAGCTGGTAGGGGGACACGCGGACGTCGATCAGCTCGACCCGCACGTCCTCCCCGAAGTCCGGCCCGGGATCGGTCGCGAGGGTCACCTTGATCTCCTCGCCCTTCGGGGCCCGCTCGCCCGGCTTGGCCCGCAGCTTCGCGAACAGCGACACCGTGAACTGGGTGGCGCCGTCGCGGTCGGTCACCGGAATCTGGGCGCCGTTGACGTCATCGCGCATCTTCGGGGCGGGCGGCTCCACGATGGTCAGCTTGTAGCCGCCGAGGTTCACCGGAATGTCTCGCATCGCTCTTGCTCCTTCGATCGATCCGTGTAGGCCCCTAAACATCTGAAGCAGTGATGTTGAGGGGGCTAAACCGATGATGGCCCGCGGCGAGCCTGCTTGTCAAGGGGCCTAAACTCGCGGGCGTGGATGAGGAGTTCGAACGCCTGCGCCGGGAGCCTGACCCGGTGCGACGAGGGCGCAGGGCTACCGAGCTTCCTGGCGACTTACCAGCAGCGCTCGGTGGAGCTGGCGCGCCTACGTCGGGCCGCGATCGAGGAGGCGCGGGACCAGCTCGGCGGCAGTTACACCGAGGTCGCCAAGGCCTTTGGGCTGACGAAGGGCCGGATCACGCAGATCCGCAACAGCGCCCCGCCCGCGCACCGGGCGTTCTTCGGGGTCGGCCCGCTCGACGTCGCGGTGGTCGGCCGGCGCATCTTGGAGCGCGAAGACATGGTCATCGCCGCCGAGGACGATGCGGTAGGCGCGCGCCTGATCGCTGAGGCCGAGCAGCTCGCCTTCACCGCCGAGCGGCTGGTCGTCGACCCGCGCGAGGAGTGGGAGCCGGCCGGCGACTCGATCGTGGTGTGTGGCCCGGCGTCGGCGCACATCGGCAACGCGCTGATGAGCGAGGACCCGGTACTCGGGATGACCATCGCTGACGGGGGCCGCTGGTACATCGTGGACAAGACCACGGGGGAGCGGCTCGCCTCGCCGATGGACGACCCCGAACCCCGCCGGGCCGACGTCGCCTACCTCGCCCGCCATGTCCGCGACGGCCAGGTCATCACCCACATCGCCGGAGTCCACGCGCTCGGCTCGATCGGCGCCGCCCACTACCTCACCGAGCACCTGGCCGAGCTGTACACCGCGCACCCCGACGACTCGTTCAGCATGGCCGTAACCGCCGAGTTCGACGGCCTCACGCCCAAGTCCAGCGACGTCCTCGTGGCCCCGCGACCATGGGCCTGACCGTCGCCGCTGCGTCGCGGCCTGGCGGGGACCCGCCGGGACAGGATCGGTGGGGAACGAGCGCGCGAGCCGCGGTCGTGCTCGACGGCGCCAGCTCCTACAGCCCGGAGGCCCCGCCGGCCGATGACTACGTCGACGTGCTGCTCCCGGCTCTGCTCGGCCGCGTGGACGACGGCGATCTCCGTGACCAGCTCCGCGAGGCTCTCGCCGGGATGGTCGACCGCCTCGGGTTGGTGCCCGGCGCGGCGCCCTCGTCCACCGTGCTGATCCTCAGGGTGGGGGAGGAGCTGGTGGAGGTCGCTGCGCTTGGCGACAGCACGGCCGTCATCGGTCATCCCGACGGCACCACGAGTCGACTGTCCGACGACCGGCTTGCCCGCATCGGGGCCGACCAGCGTCGTGCCTATCGGGAGCACCTACGGCAGGGAAGCGGCTTCGGCCCCGACCATCGCGACCGCCTACGCGAGTTGCAGCGCAGCGAGTTCCCGCACCGCAATCAGACCGGGGGCTACTGGATCGCAGAGGCCGATCCGGCGGCTGCTGACGAGCTGGTCGTCCGCTCGTTCCCGCGCGATGCGGTCTCGTGGGTCGTGCTCGCCACTGACGGAGCCCAGATGCACATCGACCGGCTCGGTGACCGATGGGACGTCATCGCGAGGCAGGGCGACGGACAGCTCGCCGCGTTCCTCAACAGTGCGCAGCAGTGGGAGACCGAGGCAGACCCGGACGGCATCGAGCTGCCTCGATCCAAGCGCCACGACGACAAGACCGTCGTCGCATGGCAGCCCGCGGCGTCACCCATCAACTGAGACCTCGTCTCGGAGAACCTCCAGCCGACAACCGCGCTGACCTGCAGTTCCGCACAGCTCGTGGCCGCGGGGTTCAGACTTTCTCTACCTGTTCAAGGCGGCGCCTGCGGCGCCGCGCGGCGCTGCGTCCGGTGCAGCCGCAAGCGCTCGCGCGGGGCGTGCGGCCTCCGGCCGGTCCCCGCGCGGCGCACGGCTGCCAACTCGTGCCGCAGTTATGGTTGGCCGATGGGTGCGACCCCGAGCGACTCCGAAATTCTTGCCGCCCTCGACCGGTCAGGATTCCTCTTAGAGCAACGAGTTGCCGCCGAATTGGAAGCCGCTGGATTCGGAGTCCGCATATCTGCCGCCTACATGGACCCCGACCTGCAGAAAACTCGCGAGATTGACATTATTGCCGCGAGAAGAGTCACCGACCGTGGGGGCCACAAGCGGCACGCATGGCTGATCATAACCGTCGAGTGCAAGAGCACCCCACTGCCCCATATAGCTTTTCTGAACGACTGGAAAAACTGGGATAGGGAGAACTTGCCCTGGGAGGTTCGCCTTCCCCCTGAGTTTGAGACCCTGAAGCGATTCACCGACGAGTGGGCCATTCATCGTGTAAATTCAACCCGGCGCGCAGTGCAGGTTGTTCGCATGGATCGGGAAGGATCCGGCTTCAAGGCTCGGAGTGACATGCACGAAACCGGCCTTCCCGCGATCAAAGCCGCACGCGACGCTCGAATTCGATACGGCGGGGCCGACAGAACCACGCCGATCATCTCTTTCCCCGTAGCCGTGGTAGGCGGGGACATTCTCTCAGTCGGTCCCGGAGACTACGATAATCCCACTCTTACGCATCAGGACTTCGTCGTTGTTTCGTACGAGAATCGCAGCGAGTGGACCTCGCGCGATCACAACAGAAGTCATTACGACCTCGTCAGTTTCACATCTATGCGAAAATGGATTGATCACATCAACAGCGTTTCCGGGCGGGTTGCCGAATACGTGCCGCACTTGCCACCGTCACTCGATTTCGACGACTGAGGAGAAGATGCCCTCGCCGGGCGGGCAGATCAACAGGATGGGCCCGTACCATCCCGACGACCTCCCGGAGGGCTACCACGCGGCCGCTCGTGGGCGGAGCCTGGCAAGCTCGGGTGCGGTGACGTCGAGGGCCGCCCACGAGCGACCGCGTGGTCGGGCTGTGCCAGGTCGACGGGATGGCACTCAGCAGACGGGGGAGGGGCACCCCTCCATTACCCCCAGAAATCAACGACAGATGTCTATGGCGAACGCCCGGGATGGGATCGTCCCGGGGCGAAGTCATGCAGCGTGCGAGCCACAACTGCAGACGAGCGCAACCGTCGAACAGAGTGGATCTTGTTTCGCAGGGATACTGGTTCGAGTCCAGTCGGAGGAGCTTTCGGTGCAGCTCAGAGACTGAGAGCACGACCAATCACAAAATCACGGTACGGTTTACGAACCGGAAACCCTGTTCTCCTTCTCGCGGGAACTCGTCACTCTCCGAAACATGGTGCGTGTACGAGGCTTTTGCGTCTCGGTCGTTGCTAACTCTGGGTGTCTGGCAAGCCAGTCCTTCTCGTCCTTATCGGACTGGGCGATCTCATCGGCATAAATGATGTCCCGATACTCTGCATCCAGATCTTGTAAGGCAGCCGCGATCCGGACCATGGCGGTTGGCCTACTCGGCAGCTCGGCGCCACTGGCGCACGCGGCCAGAACCTCCCTGGCATATGCGACAGCGGCCCGGGAGATCGAGTAGGGCTGCCAGTAGAAGTGGCCCATGTGGTAAAGCGATCCCGACTCGTGAAGAGCTTCCAGGGAGAATTCAACCTCCTTGCGGACGGCGGTCGGGAGGTACAGGAGCTCAAGGTGGAGTTGATCGCGGATTAAACTGGTCTCCGAGGCGTAGGCGGTCGACTCCTCGCCCTCGAGACGATCTGCACGCATCTGCCGATGGTCGAGATCGGTCAGGAGCGCGCTTGCCCGCTGAGCAGCGGTGACTTCTCGGGCACGCGCTTCCTTGGATCGCTCAGACGCAACTGTCCGTCTGTGTTGGCGACCACCTGCCGCAAGTGTTGTCACAGACCCGACGATCGCCCCGACGAGTCCCGATCCGGCGGTGATCATCGCAGTTACCGTCGCGGGGTCCACAGATTCGGACACTACGGTGAGGTAGATGAGCTACGCGCGGCGGCCGGCCATAGGCCGCCTTATCTTCTCGTCCTCTCCAAGAGTCACGACCGTGCCGACCGCCTCAACCCCGCTGCGCGCCCCGGCGCCGACCCTGGCCGGTCGTTCGCAGGAGCTGTCACTCCAGTGTCAAGGAGCGGGGCAGCGTCGAGGTGTCCGGCGCCAGGGGCCAAGCTCACAGTCAGCCTGAACGGAGCGGGGTGGATCAGTAACGCCGCGTGGTCGGGGAGCGAGTTCCCCATGCAGACCACGACGAGCATGCGAGGGTGCGCCCACACGATGGCAAGTACCGACGATACCGACGGCGACGACGACACCGTCTGGGAGCTGAAGCCTCACACCGAGGCCAAGCACCGGCTGCTGACAGGATACTTGAAAGCTTGGTTCCCCGTCCTGAGCCGGTGGAACGATCGCATCGTTTTCCTGGATGGCTTCGCTGGGCCAGGAATTTACAAGGGTGGGGAACCGGGCTCACCTACGCAGGCTTTGGGTGTCCTACTTGATCACACCTACGGGGCTGCAATGACGAACAAAAAGTTCGTCTTCATCTTCAACGAGGACAAACCCAGGCGCCACGCAAGACTGACCGAAGTTGTCGATGCTTTCATGGCTGAGCACCAGCCTTGGCCAGCGAATGTGGAAGTCTCTGTCCAAGGCGACAAGTTCGAAGACCTCGCGGAGGGCATTCTCGCCTACCTCGACGAGCAGAAGGCGCACCTCGCGCCCACCTTCGCCTTCATTGACCCGTTCGGCGTCAAAGGCCTGCCGATGGATTTGCTACGTCGCTTCTTGTCATTCGAGAAGTGTGAGCTGTTGGTGTACTTCGACTTCAACACGGTTAACAGGTTCGCGAATGCTGGAAATATCGATCCCAGGCTAGAGGAACTGTTCGGTACGGACCTTTTCAAGCAGGCGAAGGGACTTTCCGGGGCCGAACGTAAGGCTTTCCTGCATGATCTCTATCAAGCGCAACTTACGGACGTCTGTGGATTCCCGCTCGTCAAAAGCTTCGAGATGATCAACGAGACCGGTCACACCGGCTACTTCCTCTTCTACGGCACCCGAAACATCAAGGGCCTGGAGATTATGAAGGATGTGATGTGGCGTGTCGACCCGGGCGGCGGGCAAAGGTTCTCTGACAAGCTCGCAGGCCTGGATGTCCTCTTCGAAGACGAGGTCGACACCCGACCTTTACAGAGGGATATGGCTCAGCACTTCCGTGGACAGACGGTCACAGTCGAGACCCTCGAGCACTACATCCTCATCGACACGCCTTATGCTCTGAAGCACCTGAAGAAGTTGACATTAAAACCGATGCAGATGGCAGGGGGTATAACCAGTCCGAATCAGAAAAAGCGGAACACTTACCCCCCTGGGACGCTGATCGAGTTCAGGTCTTGATCACACGGCGACTGAACTGCGCTGCTCGGGATACTCGCTCCAGAGTCGACCGTCGAGGGTTCGTCCGCCAGCCTTCGGTGTGTGGCCACCCCACTGCTTAAAGAAAAAGGGCACCCCCGCGTCGTTCGCGACGTCACGAAGCGAGCGGACCCAAGAAGGGTCAACAGGACGAGCCCTCGCACCGCTCTCCCCGCCAGCGATGACCCAATGGATGCCGTCAAGATTGATGCCGTCCAGCGGGCCAATCAAAGGCTCCGCTGAAATAAAA is a window of Pseudonocardia sp. T1-2H DNA encoding:
- a CDS encoding replication initiator encodes the protein MSDLDLTARLRSFDYPTWRARMEATGGCAHPVRLRGSSTITTRDGRVLAQRTGEVWAPCGNRRDTVCPACSDRYAADAFHLIRAGLAGNERGIPATVTDRPRLFLTLTAPSFGAVHTRRLTARGRVIPCACGLHHRDHDPQLGGAIDHDTYDYTAAVLWQAHAGKLWHRFTIALRRALAGRLGVSGRRFGQVARLSYAKVAEYQRRGLVHFHAALRLDGPDGPADPPPAGLTAEALRDAVHEAATATSLDVTRPDGPILTLRWGAQLDLREITPTAHDAVTDEHGEITDSRLAGYIAKYATKGTGKTDGHPDRPIRSLAHLERMRLAAHHRRLIETAWHLGGLDQYAELNLRKWAHMLGFRGHFLTKSRAYSTTFRVIRHDRRAWRLAEQLDQLGHPADDPVLVVNDWHLVGIGHRDEADRELAIAHAERIR
- a CDS encoding FtsK/SpoIIIE domain-containing protein — translated: MARPLHRPSLRHAEAHHRPTVRHSSRPVGGEFRGLAWLARHPLFLLVPTTLVAAAVLVGPVPATITIGSLLLAVVVWGRLHPPTFDRFAAPTLRAAWRRWTTYRGRRWATLLADCGLARTNHHTGHIDAPRVLRVRSATRSIDTLRVRLTRGQDLTLWTGRTETLADAMRAHRVAVTRHKPGVLTVVVERQMPFTLPIPAPVIPTDAETVDLAALPVGEDEYGHPFTLGVPGRHVLVAGATGSGKGSLIWAPLRAMGPTIRDRLVRLHVIDLKGGAETHRGAPLFHRHATTPAEAIAVLTAVRDEMKTRQAHMAAHGLRRLDVSPETPLDLVVIDEMAMLTAYGERSDVREALRLLAEILTQGRACLVSVMGYVQEPSKDVVDVRELFPTRICLGVTASSHVDMVLGEGARERGALADEIPGDQSHAGIGYVIDQRSRLPIRFRAALVTDEEIDELVARCTPPATPGLRAVGDGEAA
- a CDS encoding three-Cys-motif partner protein TcmP, with the translated sequence MQTTTSMRGCAHTMASTDDTDGDDDTVWELKPHTEAKHRLLTGYLKAWFPVLSRWNDRIVFLDGFAGPGIYKGGEPGSPTQALGVLLDHTYGAAMTNKKFVFIFNEDKPRRHARLTEVVDAFMAEHQPWPANVEVSVQGDKFEDLAEGILAYLDEQKAHLAPTFAFIDPFGVKGLPMDLLRRFLSFEKCELLVYFDFNTVNRFANAGNIDPRLEELFGTDLFKQAKGLSGAERKAFLHDLYQAQLTDVCGFPLVKSFEMINETGHTGYFLFYGTRNIKGLEIMKDVMWRVDPGGGQRFSDKLAGLDVLFEDEVDTRPLQRDMAQHFRGQTVTVETLEHYILIDTPYALKHLKKLTLKPMQMAGGITSPNQKKRNTYPPGTLIEFRS